One genomic window of Haliotis asinina isolate JCU_RB_2024 chromosome 4, JCU_Hal_asi_v2, whole genome shotgun sequence includes the following:
- the LOC137282268 gene encoding chordin-like protein 2 isoform X4, whose product MVFAFLLVLVVIESGPSSVLADTRCTFNGRSYAVGETWHPVLRPFDHGTRPCINCTCEQTGKTNCVTEECPRPKCKTPIIVPGKCCPTCQDPFDNIPPTVQTSDGSGKDMDKPGCNFYGEVYEDGTMFPSNRTGLKPTRNDQCVMCFCQTAQVLCHLKTCEKKESCKKYINVSDDCCPHCEGERPDNVSDSDCSAGKTNGKTWHPLIGTYGPDKCVLCKCKEGNVSCKRKKCVPDNKLPCSSPVQKEGECCKSCPKRSRVTDRSRNCKRRKGKDGKRRRRRCNKKGGRKRKKHKQSTPSTTTTVVSTSLPPSTPPPSLFSTMCLPKRGDRYVYQIEEKHSITLMFDVPTGSSVEVLKWTVRKGRVSEMVTDSRPAAPVRATIAESQVLGATNKRNFKKFKRKLRKKMQRCAPSCRRKVITSCLKRLKAKSAKFGKQCDKN is encoded by the exons ACACGAGGTGCACTTTCAACGGTCGTAGTTATGCTGTTGGCGAGACGTGGCACCCGGTTCTTAGGCCCTTTGACCATGGAACTAGACCTTGCATTAACTGCACGTGCGAACAG ACGGGTAAAACAAACTGCGTGACGGAGGAATGTCCACGCCCAAAATGTAAAACACCGATTATTGTCCCCGGGAAATGTTGCCCCACGTGCCAAG ACCCATTTGACAACATTCCTCCTACAGTCCAGACGAGTGACGGAAGTGGGAAGGACATGGACAAACCCGGATGTAACTTTTATGGAGAAGTCTATGAAGATGGAACAATGTTTCCATCCAACCGAACTGGCCTCAAGCCCACGAGGAATGATCAGTGTGTCATGTGCTTCTGTCAG ACAGCCCAGGTCCTCTGTCATCTTAAAAcgtgtgaaaaaaaagaaagctGTAAAAAATACATCAATGTTTCCGATGACTGCTGCCCTCACTGTGAAG GTGAGCGACCAGACAATGTCTCCGATTCTG ATTGTTCTGCTGGAAAGACGAACGGCAAGACGTGGCATCCATTGATTGGAACGTATGGCCCCGACAAGTGTGTACTCTGTAAGTGTAAG GAGGGGAATGTCAGTTGCAAGCGGAAGAAGTGTGTCCCAGACAACAAACTGCCATGCTCCTCGCCAGTTCAGAAGGAAGGGGAATGCTGCAAATCCTGCCCAAAACGATCACGAGTCACAGACAGAAGCAGGAACTGCAAGAGGCGGAAGGGAAAGGATG GCAAGCGACGGAGGCGGCGTTGTAATAAAAAGGGTGGCAGAAAACGCAAGAAGCACAAACAGTCGACACCTTCCACAACAACTACGGTCGTATCTACGTCACTTCCGCCCTCAACGCCACCACCATCTTTGTTCTCCACAATGTGCCTTCCAAAACGAGGCGACAGATACGTTTATCAGATCGAAGAGAAACATTCAATAACGTTAATGTTTGATGTTCCGACAGGGAGCTCAGTAGAAGTCCTGAAGTGGACCGTCAGAAAAG GGAGAGTGTCGGAGATGGTGACAGACAGCAGACCTGCAGCACCGGTTCGTGCCACGATAGCCGAATCCCAGGTGCTTGGGGCCACAAACAAGA GAAACTTCAAGAAGTTCAAGCGGAAGTTGCGCAAGAAGATGCAACGCTGCGCGCCATCATGTCGGCGGAAAGTTATCACGAGTTGTTTGAAGAGACTGAAAGCCAAAAGTGCAAAATTTGGAAAGCAGTGTGATAAAAACTGA
- the LOC137282268 gene encoding chordin-like protein 2 isoform X1 gives MVFAFLLVLVVIESGPSSVLADTRCTFNGRSYAVGETWHPVLRPFDHGTRPCINCTCEQTGKTNCVTEECPRPKCKTPIIVPGKCCPTCQDPFDNIPPTVQTSDGSGKDMDKPGCNFYGEVYEDGTMFPSNRTGLKPTRNDQCVMCFCQTAQVLCHLKTCEKKESCKKYINVSDDCCPHCEEEDDYEDYVNKILSGERPDNVSDSDCSAGKTNGKTWHPLIGTYGPDKCVLCKCKEGNVSCKRKKCVPDNKLPCSSPVQKEGECCKSCPKRSRVTDRSRNCKRRKGKDGKRRRRRCNKKGGRKRKKHKQSTPSTTTTVVSTSLPPSTPPPSLFSTMCLPKRGDRYVYQIEEKHSITLMFDVPTGSSVEVLKWTVRKGRVSEMVTDSRPAAPVRATIAESQVLGATNKRNFKKFKRKLRKKMQRCAPSCRRKVITSCLKRLKAKSAKFGKQCDKN, from the exons ACACGAGGTGCACTTTCAACGGTCGTAGTTATGCTGTTGGCGAGACGTGGCACCCGGTTCTTAGGCCCTTTGACCATGGAACTAGACCTTGCATTAACTGCACGTGCGAACAG ACGGGTAAAACAAACTGCGTGACGGAGGAATGTCCACGCCCAAAATGTAAAACACCGATTATTGTCCCCGGGAAATGTTGCCCCACGTGCCAAG ACCCATTTGACAACATTCCTCCTACAGTCCAGACGAGTGACGGAAGTGGGAAGGACATGGACAAACCCGGATGTAACTTTTATGGAGAAGTCTATGAAGATGGAACAATGTTTCCATCCAACCGAACTGGCCTCAAGCCCACGAGGAATGATCAGTGTGTCATGTGCTTCTGTCAG ACAGCCCAGGTCCTCTGTCATCTTAAAAcgtgtgaaaaaaaagaaagctGTAAAAAATACATCAATGTTTCCGATGACTGCTGCCCTCACTGTGAAG AAGAGGACGATTACGAAgattatgtaaacaaaattcttTCAGGTGAGCGACCAGACAATGTCTCCGATTCTG ATTGTTCTGCTGGAAAGACGAACGGCAAGACGTGGCATCCATTGATTGGAACGTATGGCCCCGACAAGTGTGTACTCTGTAAGTGTAAG GAGGGGAATGTCAGTTGCAAGCGGAAGAAGTGTGTCCCAGACAACAAACTGCCATGCTCCTCGCCAGTTCAGAAGGAAGGGGAATGCTGCAAATCCTGCCCAAAACGATCACGAGTCACAGACAGAAGCAGGAACTGCAAGAGGCGGAAGGGAAAGGATG GCAAGCGACGGAGGCGGCGTTGTAATAAAAAGGGTGGCAGAAAACGCAAGAAGCACAAACAGTCGACACCTTCCACAACAACTACGGTCGTATCTACGTCACTTCCGCCCTCAACGCCACCACCATCTTTGTTCTCCACAATGTGCCTTCCAAAACGAGGCGACAGATACGTTTATCAGATCGAAGAGAAACATTCAATAACGTTAATGTTTGATGTTCCGACAGGGAGCTCAGTAGAAGTCCTGAAGTGGACCGTCAGAAAAG GGAGAGTGTCGGAGATGGTGACAGACAGCAGACCTGCAGCACCGGTTCGTGCCACGATAGCCGAATCCCAGGTGCTTGGGGCCACAAACAAGA GAAACTTCAAGAAGTTCAAGCGGAAGTTGCGCAAGAAGATGCAACGCTGCGCGCCATCATGTCGGCGGAAAGTTATCACGAGTTGTTTGAAGAGACTGAAAGCCAAAAGTGCAAAATTTGGAAAGCAGTGTGATAAAAACTGA
- the LOC137282268 gene encoding chordin-like protein 2 isoform X3: MVFAFLLVLVVIESGPSSVLADTRCTFNGRSYAVGETWHPVLRPFDHGTRPCINCTCEQTGKTNCVTEECPRPKCKTPIIVPGKCCPTCQDPFDNIPPTVQTSDGSGKDMDKPGCNFYGEVYEDGTMFPSNRTGLKPTRNDQCVMCFCQTAQVLCHLKTCEKKESCKKYINVSDDCCPHCEEEDDYEDYVNKILSDCSAGKTNGKTWHPLIGTYGPDKCVLCKCKEGNVSCKRKKCVPDNKLPCSSPVQKEGECCKSCPKRSRVTDRSRNCKRRKGKDGKRRRRRCNKKGGRKRKKHKQSTPSTTTTVVSTSLPPSTPPPSLFSTMCLPKRGDRYVYQIEEKHSITLMFDVPTGSSVEVLKWTVRKGRVSEMVTDSRPAAPVRATIAESQVLGATNKRNFKKFKRKLRKKMQRCAPSCRRKVITSCLKRLKAKSAKFGKQCDKN, translated from the exons ACACGAGGTGCACTTTCAACGGTCGTAGTTATGCTGTTGGCGAGACGTGGCACCCGGTTCTTAGGCCCTTTGACCATGGAACTAGACCTTGCATTAACTGCACGTGCGAACAG ACGGGTAAAACAAACTGCGTGACGGAGGAATGTCCACGCCCAAAATGTAAAACACCGATTATTGTCCCCGGGAAATGTTGCCCCACGTGCCAAG ACCCATTTGACAACATTCCTCCTACAGTCCAGACGAGTGACGGAAGTGGGAAGGACATGGACAAACCCGGATGTAACTTTTATGGAGAAGTCTATGAAGATGGAACAATGTTTCCATCCAACCGAACTGGCCTCAAGCCCACGAGGAATGATCAGTGTGTCATGTGCTTCTGTCAG ACAGCCCAGGTCCTCTGTCATCTTAAAAcgtgtgaaaaaaaagaaagctGTAAAAAATACATCAATGTTTCCGATGACTGCTGCCCTCACTGTGAAG AAGAGGACGATTACGAAgattatgtaaacaaaattcttTCAG ATTGTTCTGCTGGAAAGACGAACGGCAAGACGTGGCATCCATTGATTGGAACGTATGGCCCCGACAAGTGTGTACTCTGTAAGTGTAAG GAGGGGAATGTCAGTTGCAAGCGGAAGAAGTGTGTCCCAGACAACAAACTGCCATGCTCCTCGCCAGTTCAGAAGGAAGGGGAATGCTGCAAATCCTGCCCAAAACGATCACGAGTCACAGACAGAAGCAGGAACTGCAAGAGGCGGAAGGGAAAGGATG GCAAGCGACGGAGGCGGCGTTGTAATAAAAAGGGTGGCAGAAAACGCAAGAAGCACAAACAGTCGACACCTTCCACAACAACTACGGTCGTATCTACGTCACTTCCGCCCTCAACGCCACCACCATCTTTGTTCTCCACAATGTGCCTTCCAAAACGAGGCGACAGATACGTTTATCAGATCGAAGAGAAACATTCAATAACGTTAATGTTTGATGTTCCGACAGGGAGCTCAGTAGAAGTCCTGAAGTGGACCGTCAGAAAAG GGAGAGTGTCGGAGATGGTGACAGACAGCAGACCTGCAGCACCGGTTCGTGCCACGATAGCCGAATCCCAGGTGCTTGGGGCCACAAACAAGA GAAACTTCAAGAAGTTCAAGCGGAAGTTGCGCAAGAAGATGCAACGCTGCGCGCCATCATGTCGGCGGAAAGTTATCACGAGTTGTTTGAAGAGACTGAAAGCCAAAAGTGCAAAATTTGGAAAGCAGTGTGATAAAAACTGA
- the LOC137282268 gene encoding chordin-like protein 2 isoform X2 yields MVFAFLLVLVVIESGPSSVLADTRCTFNGRSYAVGETWHPVLRPFDHGTRPCINCTCEQTGKTNCVTEECPRPKCKTPIIVPGKCCPTCQVQTSDGSGKDMDKPGCNFYGEVYEDGTMFPSNRTGLKPTRNDQCVMCFCQTAQVLCHLKTCEKKESCKKYINVSDDCCPHCEEEDDYEDYVNKILSGERPDNVSDSDCSAGKTNGKTWHPLIGTYGPDKCVLCKCKEGNVSCKRKKCVPDNKLPCSSPVQKEGECCKSCPKRSRVTDRSRNCKRRKGKDGKRRRRRCNKKGGRKRKKHKQSTPSTTTTVVSTSLPPSTPPPSLFSTMCLPKRGDRYVYQIEEKHSITLMFDVPTGSSVEVLKWTVRKGRVSEMVTDSRPAAPVRATIAESQVLGATNKRNFKKFKRKLRKKMQRCAPSCRRKVITSCLKRLKAKSAKFGKQCDKN; encoded by the exons ACACGAGGTGCACTTTCAACGGTCGTAGTTATGCTGTTGGCGAGACGTGGCACCCGGTTCTTAGGCCCTTTGACCATGGAACTAGACCTTGCATTAACTGCACGTGCGAACAG ACGGGTAAAACAAACTGCGTGACGGAGGAATGTCCACGCCCAAAATGTAAAACACCGATTATTGTCCCCGGGAAATGTTGCCCCACGTGCCAAG TCCAGACGAGTGACGGAAGTGGGAAGGACATGGACAAACCCGGATGTAACTTTTATGGAGAAGTCTATGAAGATGGAACAATGTTTCCATCCAACCGAACTGGCCTCAAGCCCACGAGGAATGATCAGTGTGTCATGTGCTTCTGTCAG ACAGCCCAGGTCCTCTGTCATCTTAAAAcgtgtgaaaaaaaagaaagctGTAAAAAATACATCAATGTTTCCGATGACTGCTGCCCTCACTGTGAAG AAGAGGACGATTACGAAgattatgtaaacaaaattcttTCAGGTGAGCGACCAGACAATGTCTCCGATTCTG ATTGTTCTGCTGGAAAGACGAACGGCAAGACGTGGCATCCATTGATTGGAACGTATGGCCCCGACAAGTGTGTACTCTGTAAGTGTAAG GAGGGGAATGTCAGTTGCAAGCGGAAGAAGTGTGTCCCAGACAACAAACTGCCATGCTCCTCGCCAGTTCAGAAGGAAGGGGAATGCTGCAAATCCTGCCCAAAACGATCACGAGTCACAGACAGAAGCAGGAACTGCAAGAGGCGGAAGGGAAAGGATG GCAAGCGACGGAGGCGGCGTTGTAATAAAAAGGGTGGCAGAAAACGCAAGAAGCACAAACAGTCGACACCTTCCACAACAACTACGGTCGTATCTACGTCACTTCCGCCCTCAACGCCACCACCATCTTTGTTCTCCACAATGTGCCTTCCAAAACGAGGCGACAGATACGTTTATCAGATCGAAGAGAAACATTCAATAACGTTAATGTTTGATGTTCCGACAGGGAGCTCAGTAGAAGTCCTGAAGTGGACCGTCAGAAAAG GGAGAGTGTCGGAGATGGTGACAGACAGCAGACCTGCAGCACCGGTTCGTGCCACGATAGCCGAATCCCAGGTGCTTGGGGCCACAAACAAGA GAAACTTCAAGAAGTTCAAGCGGAAGTTGCGCAAGAAGATGCAACGCTGCGCGCCATCATGTCGGCGGAAAGTTATCACGAGTTGTTTGAAGAGACTGAAAGCCAAAAGTGCAAAATTTGGAAAGCAGTGTGATAAAAACTGA